From a region of the Halomonas sp. HL-93 genome:
- a CDS encoding RNA methyltransferase — protein sequence MLSNIRIVLVQTFHPGNIGATARAMKTMGLTNLVLVNPRQFPDEEATRLAAGATDVLDSARVVTQLDEAVSDCVQVIGASARLRSLPLPHFEEPDDMAQAVTQNAQHAPVALVFGRERSGLTNDEIRCCTHQVSIPANPDYGILNLSQAVQILAYEVHRAWRKRDGSDYVYQQPAESTPPSREQFMHFQDHLGRLMQQSGFITQPHARTEEQLQALFTRAQPSRKELSLLRGLLSAFESHLPDR from the coding sequence GTGCTTTCCAATATTCGCATTGTGCTGGTGCAAACCTTTCATCCCGGCAATATTGGCGCCACCGCCCGGGCCATGAAAACCATGGGCTTGACGAACCTGGTGCTGGTCAACCCGCGTCAATTTCCCGACGAGGAAGCCACTCGCCTTGCCGCTGGCGCCACCGACGTACTCGACAGCGCCCGGGTGGTCACTCAGCTCGACGAGGCAGTGAGTGACTGTGTTCAGGTTATCGGGGCCAGCGCAAGGCTGCGCAGCCTCCCCTTGCCACATTTTGAAGAACCCGACGACATGGCCCAGGCGGTGACCCAGAACGCGCAGCATGCGCCGGTAGCACTCGTGTTTGGCCGTGAGCGTTCAGGGTTAACCAACGATGAAATTCGCTGTTGCACGCATCAGGTAAGTATTCCCGCCAATCCAGACTATGGCATTTTGAACCTATCCCAAGCCGTACAGATCCTTGCCTACGAGGTGCATCGCGCGTGGCGTAAGCGCGACGGCAGCGACTATGTCTATCAGCAGCCTGCTGAAAGCACGCCACCTAGCCGCGAGCAATTCATGCACTTTCAAGACCATTTGGGTCGATTGATGCAGCAAAGCGGCTTTATCACCCAGCCCCATGCGCGCACCGAGGAACAGCTGCAAGCGCTGTTTACCCGCGCCCAACCAAGTCGCAAAGAACTGTCCCTGCTGCGGGGCTTGCTAAGCGCCTTTGAGTCCCACCTGCCTGATCGGTAA
- a CDS encoding type 1 glutamine amidotransferase domain-containing protein, which produces MSKRILVVLTSHDQLGDTGDKTGFWLEELAAPYYVFKDAGAEVTLASPKGGQPPLDPKSDAEDSQTDETRRFKQDEQANAELAATHRLSDMSADNFDAVFYPGGHGPLWDLVDDKDSIKLIETFIAQGKPVASVCHAPIVLVNAKDTNGEPLVKGREVTGFTNGEEDAVGLTDVVPHLVENALQKCGGIYSKADDFTPYVREDGQLITGQNPPSSAPTAEALVAWLTR; this is translated from the coding sequence ATGAGCAAACGTATTTTGGTGGTCCTGACGTCTCATGATCAGCTAGGTGATACCGGCGACAAGACCGGGTTTTGGCTGGAAGAACTCGCCGCCCCTTACTATGTGTTCAAAGACGCTGGCGCCGAGGTAACGCTGGCGTCGCCTAAAGGTGGCCAGCCGCCGCTAGACCCGAAAAGCGATGCTGAAGATAGCCAGACCGACGAAACGCGGCGCTTCAAGCAGGATGAACAGGCCAATGCTGAACTTGCCGCCACCCATCGCTTAAGTGATATGAGCGCTGATAATTTCGATGCGGTATTTTATCCGGGCGGCCATGGCCCGCTTTGGGATTTGGTCGATGATAAAGACTCTATCAAGCTGATCGAAACCTTTATCGCGCAAGGTAAGCCGGTGGCATCGGTCTGCCATGCGCCTATTGTGCTGGTCAATGCGAAAGACACGAATGGCGAACCGCTGGTGAAAGGTCGCGAAGTGACCGGCTTTACCAACGGTGAAGAAGATGCCGTCGGGCTGACGGATGTTGTGCCTCATCTAGTAGAAAACGCGCTTCAGAAGTGTGGCGGTATCTACAGCAAAGCCGACGACTTTACCCCTTATGTGCGTGAAGATGGCCAACTGATTACCGGCCAAAACCCACCTTCCTCTGCACCTACTGCCGAGGCATTGGTCGCATGGCTGACGCGTTAA
- a CDS encoding Na+/H+ antiporter family protein: MNAVIIAVLVMVALSLARVSVVFALIVGALVGGLVGGLSMDQTLEAFNDGVGGGAQVALAYATLGAFAVAISRSGLPDMLANVLIRMLGKETHAANQNSVKWVLLAAVVLVAILSQNAIPVHIAFIPVLIPPLLVVMNRLQLDRRAVACALTFGLTAPYMLLPVGFGAIFLNDILLANLNSAGEPLGLEITRDMLPMAMAIPVGGMLMGLIVALSFSYRGRRDYAAKPLANTSAGHSATPAKPHMLGLVMSGVAIVAALGLQLYSGSMILGGLVGIGLLSLGGIFKWREADDLFTSGMRMMALIGFIMISAAGFAEVMKTTGDIDTLVSSAVDLFGDNRGLAALVMLLVGLFITLGIGSSFSTIPIIAAIFVPLAVQFDFSPMATVVLVGTAAALGDAGSPASDSTLGPTAGLNVDGQHDHMWDSVVPTFLHYNLPLIGFGWLAAMTL; encoded by the coding sequence ATGAACGCCGTAATTATTGCCGTACTTGTCATGGTCGCGCTCTCGCTAGCGCGGGTGTCGGTTGTGTTCGCCCTTATCGTGGGCGCGTTAGTTGGGGGGCTTGTGGGCGGGCTTTCAATGGATCAGACGCTTGAGGCCTTCAACGATGGGGTAGGCGGTGGCGCCCAGGTGGCGCTTGCATACGCGACGCTGGGGGCGTTCGCCGTGGCGATCTCCCGCTCTGGGCTTCCTGACATGCTGGCCAACGTATTGATCAGAATGCTTGGGAAAGAAACCCATGCGGCCAACCAAAATAGCGTGAAGTGGGTGTTGTTGGCCGCGGTCGTGCTGGTCGCGATTCTGTCCCAGAACGCGATCCCCGTGCATATCGCGTTTATCCCGGTGTTGATTCCACCTCTGCTGGTCGTCATGAACCGCTTACAGCTAGACCGTCGGGCGGTGGCCTGTGCGCTGACGTTCGGCTTGACGGCTCCTTACATGCTGCTTCCCGTTGGCTTTGGGGCGATCTTTCTCAACGATATTCTATTGGCCAATCTTAACAGTGCGGGGGAGCCGCTGGGACTGGAGATTACCCGCGACATGCTTCCCATGGCCATGGCGATACCCGTCGGCGGGATGCTGATGGGGTTGATCGTGGCGCTAAGCTTCAGCTATCGCGGCCGTCGTGATTATGCGGCCAAGCCGTTAGCGAACACGTCGGCAGGGCATTCAGCCACGCCCGCCAAGCCCCATATGCTTGGGCTGGTCATGTCGGGGGTTGCCATTGTCGCCGCCCTCGGGCTTCAGCTGTATAGCGGCTCGATGATACTGGGCGGTCTGGTGGGTATCGGCCTGCTGTCGCTGGGCGGTATCTTTAAATGGCGCGAGGCCGATGACTTGTTCACCAGCGGGATGCGCATGATGGCGCTTATTGGTTTTATCATGATTTCGGCGGCAGGCTTTGCGGAGGTCATGAAAACCACCGGCGATATCGACACACTCGTCTCCAGCGCTGTTGACCTGTTCGGTGATAATCGCGGCCTGGCCGCCCTGGTCATGTTGCTGGTTGGCTTGTTCATCACCCTGGGCATCGGCTCGTCGTTTTCGACGATTCCCATCATTGCCGCCATCTTTGTGCCGCTCGCCGTTCAGTTCGACTTCTCCCCCATGGCGACCGTGGTGCTGGTCGGTACCGCGGCGGCCTTGGGAGATGCGGGCTCGCCGGCATCCGACTCGACGCTTGGCCCAACCGCAGGGCTGAATGTGGATGGACAGCACGATCATATGTGGGACAGCGTGGTGCCGACCTTCCTGCACTACAACCTACCGCTGATCGGCTTCGGCTGGCTGGCGGCGATGACGCTTTAA
- a CDS encoding GntP family permease has product MSTLAIVISLMLLIFFAYRGISVLLLAPLMAALAVTLSGDVAFLLPIYTDTFMGALGDYVIQFFPLFLLGALFGQLMADSGAAQAIANGIVNKLGTQHVVLTVVIACAILTYGGVSLFVVAFAIYPISRELFRRANAPKRLIPGAIALGSFTFTMTALPGTPAIQNAIPIPYFETNSFAAPGLGIIAGLIMLGLGTIYLQSRVKQAAAKGEGYGQHTEREAEQTDTENTDASATSMHMAIALIPLIMVIGLNALLTYGIFPSLDLSFISDEFEDVSPSGQTGLWSILIALLSASAWLIISQWKRWANLKGTVNNGCFGSLLPIFNTASEVGYGAVIASLAGFALIRDAVLNVSPGNPLISEAMAMSVLAGITGSSSGGLSIALETLGSEYLTMAQEAGIDPELMHRVATISAGGMDTLPHSGAVITLLTICGLTHRQSYGHVAMVTIVLPIAALISVITLGTLFGSF; this is encoded by the coding sequence ATGAGCACACTTGCTATCGTTATTTCGTTAATGCTGCTCATCTTCTTTGCTTACCGTGGGATTAGCGTCTTACTGCTAGCCCCTCTGATGGCCGCACTCGCCGTCACGCTCTCTGGTGACGTTGCCTTCTTACTGCCTATTTACACCGACACCTTTATGGGAGCGCTGGGTGATTATGTTATTCAGTTTTTCCCGCTGTTTTTGTTGGGCGCTCTGTTTGGCCAGCTTATGGCAGACTCCGGCGCGGCCCAGGCAATCGCCAACGGCATTGTCAATAAACTGGGCACCCAGCATGTGGTGTTAACGGTGGTGATCGCCTGCGCAATTCTTACCTACGGAGGGGTGTCGCTGTTCGTGGTGGCATTCGCCATTTACCCGATCAGCCGTGAACTGTTTCGTCGCGCCAACGCGCCTAAGCGGTTGATTCCAGGCGCTATTGCGCTGGGCTCTTTCACCTTCACGATGACCGCCCTTCCCGGCACACCGGCAATTCAAAATGCCATTCCCATTCCCTACTTTGAGACCAATAGCTTCGCGGCACCCGGCCTTGGGATTATCGCCGGGCTTATCATGCTTGGGTTAGGCACTATCTATCTGCAGTCACGGGTGAAGCAGGCGGCCGCCAAAGGCGAAGGTTATGGCCAGCATACGGAACGCGAAGCCGAACAGACTGACACCGAAAATACTGACGCCTCTGCCACCTCGATGCACATGGCCATCGCACTGATTCCCTTGATTATGGTGATTGGCCTGAATGCCCTTCTCACTTACGGCATCTTCCCGTCACTTGACTTGAGCTTCATCAGCGATGAATTTGAAGACGTGTCGCCAAGTGGCCAAACCGGCCTGTGGTCGATATTAATTGCCCTGCTGAGCGCATCGGCCTGGCTCATCATCAGCCAGTGGAAACGCTGGGCCAACCTGAAAGGCACGGTGAACAACGGCTGCTTCGGCTCACTGCTACCGATTTTCAACACCGCCTCCGAGGTCGGGTACGGTGCGGTAATTGCCAGCCTTGCCGGCTTTGCATTGATTCGCGATGCGGTGCTTAACGTGTCACCAGGCAATCCGCTTATTTCCGAGGCCATGGCGATGAGCGTACTGGCGGGCATTACGGGGTCGTCTTCCGGTGGCTTATCCATTGCGCTGGAAACACTGGGCAGCGAATACCTAACGATGGCCCAGGAAGCCGGCATCGACCCCGAACTGATGCACCGCGTGGCCACGATTTCTGCCGGCGGCATGGATACCCTGCCGCATTCCGGGGCCGTCATAACGCTACTGACCATATGCGGGCTAACCCATCGGCAGTCCTACGGTCACGTGGCCATGGTCACCATCGTGTTGCCGATTGCCGCCCTGATAAGCGTCATTACCCTCGGCACCCTGTTCGGCAGCTTCTAA
- a CDS encoding DUF1538 domain-containing protein, protein MYFVASLARQLKDSLRDLAPVVLVMAFFQLVVIRQPLPDTLALADLALGLLFVVVGLTLFIKGLELGLFPIGENLAHAFVKKGSVAWLLLFAFALGFGSTVAEPALIAIAARAAEVVAQGGLIIDTRSAQSTFAFTLRMVVAASVGLAVVVGVLRIFKGWPLHLMIITGYLVVLLLTLLAPAEMIGIAYDSGGVTTSTITVPLVTALGVGLASSIKGRSPMLDGFGLIALASVMPIIFVLLFGIVGLHILPGVTP, encoded by the coding sequence ATGTATTTTGTGGCATCGCTTGCCCGCCAACTTAAAGATAGCTTGCGCGATTTAGCCCCCGTCGTGCTGGTCATGGCTTTTTTTCAGTTAGTCGTTATTCGTCAGCCCCTTCCAGACACCTTGGCATTAGCCGACTTAGCGTTAGGTCTGCTGTTTGTCGTGGTCGGCCTGACATTGTTTATTAAAGGGCTTGAACTAGGGCTTTTTCCAATTGGCGAGAACTTGGCCCATGCGTTTGTTAAAAAAGGATCGGTCGCATGGCTGCTGCTTTTCGCCTTTGCCCTGGGGTTTGGCTCCACGGTGGCAGAGCCGGCCTTGATCGCCATTGCCGCTCGCGCAGCAGAGGTCGTAGCGCAAGGTGGGCTGATTATCGACACGCGCAGTGCTCAAAGCACTTTTGCCTTTACCCTTCGTATGGTGGTGGCTGCTTCAGTTGGGCTGGCGGTGGTCGTCGGCGTGCTGCGGATTTTTAAGGGCTGGCCACTTCACTTAATGATTATTACGGGCTACCTGGTCGTGCTTCTTCTCACTCTATTAGCGCCCGCCGAAATGATCGGTATAGCGTATGATTCGGGGGGCGTTACAACCTCTACCATTACAGTACCGTTAGTGACAGCCCTGGGCGTTGGACTCGCCTCTTCTATTAAAGGTCGCAGCCCTATGCTGGATGGCTTTGGGCTTATTGCGCTCGCCTCGGTAATGCCGATCATTTTTGTATTGTTATTCGGTATTGTTGGCCTTCATATACTCCCAGGAGTTACCCCATGA
- a CDS encoding DUF1538 domain-containing protein — MTFIATLWGTLLDILPIAAIIFGFQYVVIRKPVKRLAQVLTGFVMVWVGLSFFLLGLEQALFPLGELMATQLTNHDFLPTLAQDDQRHWSDYYWVYIFAFTIGASTTIAEPSLIAVSLKAGQISGGTINPFMLRIAVAIGMAFGITLGAWRIVMGWPLQWFVCTAYLLVIVQTLRSPRSIIPLAYDSGGVTTSTITVPIIAALGLGLASTIPGRSPVMDGFGMIALACLFPIITVMGYAQLAEWQAKRKLKTATSAPSKAQPASKGGP; from the coding sequence ATGACATTTATAGCGACCTTATGGGGAACGCTACTGGATATTCTGCCCATTGCCGCCATTATTTTTGGTTTTCAGTACGTCGTTATTCGCAAACCCGTAAAGCGCCTGGCCCAAGTACTCACCGGATTTGTGATGGTGTGGGTGGGATTGTCTTTTTTCCTGTTGGGTTTAGAGCAGGCGTTGTTTCCACTGGGCGAACTGATGGCGACCCAGCTCACCAACCACGATTTTTTACCTACTTTAGCGCAAGACGATCAGCGCCATTGGAGCGATTATTACTGGGTGTATATTTTCGCTTTCACTATCGGCGCAAGTACGACCATCGCGGAGCCCTCGCTTATCGCGGTATCCTTGAAAGCCGGTCAGATCTCGGGCGGAACGATTAACCCATTTATGCTGCGAATTGCCGTCGCAATAGGCATGGCTTTTGGCATCACTTTGGGCGCATGGCGTATCGTCATGGGCTGGCCACTTCAGTGGTTCGTCTGCACCGCTTATCTGCTGGTGATAGTGCAAACGCTTCGCTCACCCCGCTCGATCATCCCCCTCGCCTATGACTCTGGTGGGGTGACAACCTCAACTATTACTGTTCCTATTATTGCTGCTTTAGGGTTAGGGCTTGCCTCCACCATTCCGGGCCGAAGCCCCGTAATGGACGGTTTTGGCATGATTGCCCTGGCCTGCTTGTTTCCAATTATCACCGTCATGGGCTACGCCCAGCTTGCTGAATGGCAAGCCAAGCGTAAGCTCAAAACTGCCACTTCTGCACCTAGCAAGGCTCAGCCTGCCTCAAAAGGAGGTCCGTAA
- a CDS encoding P-II family nitrogen regulator gives MRFKLIVAMVEDDLTNTLLDAARQAGATGSTVINNARGEGLNKALGIFGMEITAQRDMLLFLAEAHRSQHILEAIARVGEFDETPGTGIAFQLDVEEAVGVKHQIEALSDTKGQKNQ, from the coding sequence ATGCGCTTTAAACTTATTGTCGCAATGGTCGAGGATGACCTAACCAACACTCTGCTTGACGCCGCTCGGCAAGCAGGTGCCACCGGCTCTACCGTGATTAATAACGCACGCGGCGAAGGGTTAAATAAAGCGCTGGGTATCTTTGGCATGGAGATCACCGCACAAAGGGATATGTTGCTATTCCTTGCCGAAGCGCACCGGAGCCAACATATCCTGGAAGCCATCGCCCGGGTTGGCGAATTTGATGAAACGCCGGGAACCGGCATCGCATTTCAACTGGATGTAGAAGAGGCAGTCGGGGTGAAGCATCAAATAGAAGCCCTTTCCGATACCAAGGGCCAAAAAAACCAATAA
- a CDS encoding metal ABC transporter permease, with amino-acid sequence MEVLDTLSSALVNGLMSALMVVVNLLPDTLSDAFQYRFMQRALLTSVMVGAICGLLSCYVVLKRWSLLGDAISHAVLPGVAIAYLLGWPFFIGAFITGALTSIGIGAIERHTRIKSDAAMGLMFTGAFALGIVIISKIASSTHLMHILFGNVLGVRESALLLTLVASVIALGVVWLCFRPLLLYAFDPQQAQALGFNTSVIHYGLILLLTLTIVASLETVGIILVVAMLITPGATAHLLTDRFRTMMLISVAVGVSSAVIGLWLSAALDVASGGTIVLVATGWFFLALLFSPRHGVLARQWRRWRMN; translated from the coding sequence ATGGAAGTGCTAGATACCTTAAGCTCCGCGCTGGTAAACGGTCTTATGAGTGCCCTCATGGTGGTGGTCAATCTACTGCCTGATACCTTGTCGGACGCCTTTCAGTACCGCTTTATGCAGCGCGCGCTGCTGACTTCGGTCATGGTGGGGGCGATTTGCGGACTGCTGTCGTGCTACGTGGTGCTCAAGCGCTGGTCGCTGCTGGGGGATGCCATCTCTCATGCGGTGCTGCCCGGCGTGGCGATTGCCTACCTGCTCGGCTGGCCGTTTTTTATCGGTGCGTTTATTACCGGCGCGCTGACCTCAATAGGCATCGGGGCTATTGAGCGCCATACACGCATTAAGTCGGATGCCGCGATGGGGCTGATGTTTACCGGCGCTTTTGCGTTGGGGATTGTGATCATCAGCAAAATTGCTTCTAGTACCCACTTGATGCACATCCTTTTCGGTAACGTGCTTGGCGTGCGTGAGTCGGCTTTGTTGCTAACCCTGGTGGCGAGCGTGATTGCTCTGGGGGTGGTATGGCTTTGCTTTCGGCCGCTGTTGCTCTACGCATTTGACCCGCAGCAGGCGCAGGCGCTGGGCTTCAATACCAGCGTGATTCACTACGGGCTGATTTTGTTGTTAACGCTGACCATCGTGGCAAGCCTTGAAACCGTGGGCATCATCCTGGTGGTGGCGATGCTGATAACGCCCGGGGCCACCGCCCACCTGCTCACCGATCGGTTTCGTACTATGATGCTGATTTCGGTTGCCGTGGGCGTGAGTTCAGCGGTGATCGGCCTGTGGCTTTCGGCTGCCTTGGATGTGGCGTCTGGTGGCACGATCGTGCTGGTGGCCACTGGTTGGTTCTTTCTCGCGTTGCTGTTTTCTCCAAGGCACGGGGTGTTGGCCCGCCAATGGCGACGTTGGCGAATGAACTAA
- a CDS encoding metal ABC transporter ATP-binding protein yields MSLNPDTSTAAIEIEGLYAAYQRKPVLENIDLVFPAGQWTTIVGPNGAGKSTLFHVLTGSMKPLRGRVHAFGQPIAEHRRAGQIAYMAQREAIEWDFPVSVWETVMGGRFGHMRQDAWWRRCLPARWYHPRHSEAVRNALTAVDMLAFSDRPIGALSGGQKKRVLLARALAQQANILLLDEPLAGVDPPSEKLILDVLCRERQAGSTIIMVTHDMPSARRYADHVVLINRVIRGVGRPDDMLSDTKLAALAVSAIDASADDNGLISSSLTTAIG; encoded by the coding sequence ATGTCCCTAAACCCTGACACATCCACCGCCGCCATTGAGATTGAAGGTCTGTATGCGGCTTATCAGCGCAAGCCGGTGCTGGAAAATATCGACCTGGTGTTTCCGGCCGGTCAGTGGACCACCATTGTGGGTCCTAATGGAGCGGGTAAATCGACGCTTTTCCATGTACTGACAGGCAGTATGAAACCTTTGCGTGGCCGGGTTCATGCCTTCGGTCAGCCTATTGCCGAGCACCGCCGAGCAGGTCAGATTGCCTATATGGCCCAGCGAGAGGCCATCGAATGGGACTTTCCCGTGTCAGTGTGGGAGACAGTAATGGGCGGCCGCTTCGGCCATATGCGCCAGGATGCTTGGTGGCGGCGTTGTCTGCCCGCGCGCTGGTATCACCCACGTCACAGTGAGGCTGTGCGCAATGCATTGACCGCTGTTGACATGCTGGCGTTTTCGGACCGGCCAATTGGCGCGCTTTCCGGCGGGCAGAAAAAACGTGTACTGCTAGCGCGAGCCCTCGCTCAGCAGGCCAACATTTTGCTACTTGACGAACCGCTTGCCGGCGTTGACCCGCCCAGTGAAAAGCTCATTTTAGATGTTCTATGCCGCGAACGGCAGGCAGGTAGCACCATTATTATGGTGACGCACGATATGCCAAGCGCGCGCCGTTATGCTGATCATGTCGTGCTGATTAATCGAGTGATTCGTGGCGTGGGTCGCCCCGACGACATGCTTAGCGATACCAAGCTGGCGGCGCTAGCCGTCAGCGCTATTGACGCCTCGGCTGACGATAATGGATTAATATCCAGCTCACTTACCACCGCGATAGGTTAA
- a CDS encoding metal ABC transporter substrate-binding protein produces the protein MRQRDKRLTFCIPLVFTATVASAQADQDASPLKVAVTFSVLGDLVEQVAGDSAEVSVLTPINAEVHEWELTPDNFAALEDADVVFYNGYQLEQWMSQVNATVDDDTPVVAVAEASGYPTQTIVTGDMEGDVDPHLWMDPRAAVAYVKAIADQLEDALPDQADDIQRRAEKTEASLDDLHVELQETLSSIPEERRVLLSSEAAFLYFADAYDFEHDGIWGTNAETEGSPRQLMRVIDMINERKPAALFWESTISDRHVTSVANDTNLPVAGPLYVDSLSEPDGDAPDYFAMLRHNAELLRDHLASE, from the coding sequence ATGCGCCAACGAGATAAGAGGCTGACGTTCTGCATACCCCTGGTATTTACCGCAACCGTGGCCAGTGCTCAGGCGGATCAAGACGCGTCGCCTCTCAAGGTGGCTGTCACCTTTTCGGTATTGGGTGACCTGGTTGAGCAAGTGGCGGGGGATAGTGCCGAGGTATCTGTGCTGACCCCGATTAATGCCGAGGTACACGAGTGGGAGTTAACGCCTGACAACTTTGCCGCCCTGGAAGACGCTGATGTGGTGTTTTACAACGGCTATCAGCTAGAGCAATGGATGTCGCAAGTCAATGCCACGGTGGATGACGATACCCCTGTCGTGGCGGTGGCCGAGGCGTCGGGCTACCCGACTCAGACCATCGTCACCGGTGATATGGAAGGCGATGTCGATCCCCATCTGTGGATGGACCCGCGCGCGGCGGTAGCCTACGTGAAGGCGATTGCCGATCAGCTTGAAGACGCGCTACCTGACCAGGCAGACGACATTCAGCGCCGTGCTGAAAAGACTGAAGCATCACTCGATGATCTGCATGTTGAGCTACAAGAAACTCTTTCCTCAATACCTGAAGAGCGTCGTGTGCTGCTTTCCAGCGAAGCTGCGTTTCTTTACTTCGCCGATGCTTACGATTTCGAACACGATGGCATCTGGGGCACCAACGCTGAAACGGAAGGCTCACCGCGCCAGCTAATGCGGGTCATCGACATGATTAATGAGCGAAAGCCAGCCGCCTTGTTCTGGGAAAGCACCATTTCTGATCGACATGTCACCAGCGTGGCGAATGATACGAACCTGCCTGTGGCCGGCCCTCTGTATGTCGATTCGCTGAGCGAGCCCGATGGCGATGCGCCCGATTATTTCGCCATGCTGCGCCACAACGCTGAGCTTTTGCGTGATCATTTGGCAAGCGAGTAA
- the mntR gene encoding manganese-binding transcriptional regulator MntR: MSDHEHQPLPPTSRLSGDALPPVEQHAQQYETVRNAHETELIEDYVELIGDLLRHRGEARAADIASRMAVSQATVSKMIRRLNELGLVTSRPYRSLFLTVEGQKMAETSRARHDIVLHFLRALGVRDTTARIDAEGMEHHVSDETLAIMQRFTKQQQK; the protein is encoded by the coding sequence ATGAGCGATCACGAACACCAACCGTTGCCGCCTACTTCACGCCTGAGTGGCGATGCACTGCCGCCTGTAGAGCAGCATGCGCAGCAGTACGAAACCGTGCGCAACGCCCACGAAACCGAGCTTATCGAAGATTATGTGGAATTGATTGGCGACCTGTTGCGCCATCGGGGCGAAGCACGCGCGGCTGACATCGCTAGCCGCATGGCGGTTAGCCAGGCGACCGTGTCAAAAATGATCCGACGCTTAAATGAGCTGGGACTGGTGACGAGCCGACCCTATCGGTCACTTTTCTTGACTGTGGAAGGCCAAAAAATGGCCGAAACCTCTCGGGCTCGCCATGACATTGTGCTGCATTTCTTGCGCGCCCTGGGAGTTCGCGATACCACTGCACGCATTGATGCCGAGGGCATGGAGCATCATGTCAGTGATGAAACGCTCGCTATTATGCAGCGCTTCACTAAGCAGCAGCAAAAATAA
- a CDS encoding RES family NAD+ phosphorylase — protein sequence MIHSKFPPIGLFDDVADADEFEALYTLQALTNPRLRNEVGDLGLLPVDEIPFGIRGCSYATAPFTHVNPNGSRFSDGSFGVLYVADSLSAAIAEVKYHQQAYWQKVPSLHFERFVFRGLKCVFDEGGCRDALTLARTHAIYHPDAYHASRELGGELRRSASVGLRYHSVRYEGAICWALMTPQYVRDVIQTTHLEMIWNGSIAQVNRLSAIPVQQK from the coding sequence TTGATCCACAGCAAGTTTCCGCCGATTGGGCTATTTGACGATGTGGCAGACGCTGACGAATTTGAGGCGTTATATACGCTTCAGGCGTTAACCAATCCACGCCTGCGCAATGAAGTAGGCGACCTGGGGCTTTTGCCCGTCGATGAAATACCTTTCGGCATTCGCGGCTGTTCTTATGCGACTGCGCCCTTTACCCACGTGAACCCCAATGGCTCGCGTTTTAGCGATGGCAGCTTTGGCGTGCTGTATGTCGCCGATTCCCTCTCCGCCGCGATTGCTGAAGTCAAATACCATCAGCAAGCATATTGGCAGAAGGTGCCATCGCTGCACTTTGAGCGCTTTGTTTTTAGAGGGTTGAAGTGTGTGTTCGATGAAGGCGGCTGCCGTGATGCATTGACGTTAGCGCGAACCCATGCCATTTATCATCCGGATGCTTACCACGCGTCTCGGGAGTTGGGCGGTGAATTGCGCCGTTCGGCCAGTGTCGGGCTGCGGTATCACTCGGTGCGTTATGAGGGTGCGATCTGCTGGGCGCTGATGACACCACAGTATGTAAGGGATGTGATTCAGACCACGCATCTGGAAATGATATGGAACGGTTCTATTGCTCAGGTTAACCGGCTTTCCGCGATACCCGTGCAGCAAAAATAG
- a CDS encoding antitoxin Xre-like helix-turn-helix domain-containing protein produces the protein MQTLTELAYNKSAAAVGLKAAVRILDKWQATGEQGEAILRVSHSTYARARRGDLAEIKLDSDQLTRISYLLNIHAALRMLFENPDNLYGFVSMANHNPYFNGRTPLEVISSGDFAALYETFKRIDSLRGAQW, from the coding sequence ATGCAAACGCTAACTGAACTGGCCTATAACAAATCTGCGGCGGCTGTTGGCTTGAAGGCGGCGGTGCGCATTTTGGACAAATGGCAGGCAACCGGCGAGCAAGGCGAGGCGATTTTGCGCGTATCGCACAGTACCTATGCCCGCGCTCGGCGCGGCGATTTGGCTGAGATCAAACTGGATAGCGACCAACTCACCCGGATCAGCTATTTGCTTAATATTCATGCGGCGTTACGCATGCTGTTCGAGAATCCAGATAATCTGTACGGGTTTGTCTCAATGGCCAATCACAACCCTTACTTTAATGGTCGCACGCCGCTTGAGGTGATTAGCAGCGGTGACTTTGCCGCGCTTTACGAAACGTTTAAGCGCATTGATAGCCTGCGAGGTGCTCAGTGGTAG